A genomic stretch from Xiphophorus maculatus strain JP 163 A chromosome 16, X_maculatus-5.0-male, whole genome shotgun sequence includes:
- the LOC102226078 gene encoding small integral membrane protein 10-like protein 2A yields the protein MAGLSYLVLRFSGSAGRTYGVFCKGLTRTLLIFFDLAWRLRIRFPYIYLVASMVFNVRLQVHIEIH from the exons ATGGCGGGTCTGTCGTACCTAGTGCTCCGGTTCTCGGGCTCCGCTGGTCGGACGTACGGAGTGTTTTGCAAAGGCTTGACGAGgactttgttgatattttttgatCTGGCATGGCGGCTGAGAATCAGATTTCCTTATATATACCTCGTCGCTTCTATGGTGTTTAATGTAAGACTTCAA GTTCATATTGAAATCCACTGA